A window of Megachile rotundata isolate GNS110a chromosome 11, iyMegRotu1, whole genome shotgun sequence genomic DNA:
TCGGACTTTCGATGTTTTGTAATCGGTTATTTCATATGCGACAAGCTAACATTTACGAAGAATCATTGAACGAGTAGGGTTCTTACGAGCGTACCATGCTACGATCGACACGCAGGGATTATGCACGTGAGATAAAACCATGATGGATGTATCAACCGATCTCCCTTCTCTCTGGTTTTCTTCCGTCGCGGAcgagactaattttgtttaatGACATTCCAGTTGTTTCGCGCTTTATACATAGCGTGCTTGTCTTTCCTCTTCCTGCTTACCGATGCTTCTCTGCACTTATCTtcgttttcatttaaaaacGCAGTAAAACATATTGAGATACTTATTCGTGAGAGACGTTATAAGGAAATTATTTGCACGATCGGTTATGAGAAAATTATTGGCGCAGTAATTTATAGTTATTAGCAGACTAGTTTGTGAGAAAATTGTTATTAGTATATTGAAGAGTATAACATTGGCATAATTGATGAGAAAGATATTGGTATATTAATTcatcagaaaattatttttaatacggTAATTTATGGGAAAGTTATTATTAGCTAACAGAGGCTAATTAGAAATATATACACTAGGGCATAAGAAAATTATTAgctttgttaatttattataaatacaataaattattaatattctaaattgtaattacaaaatttattaaaaaattcttattagcttagtaatttaattgaaattattattactaattattgctaattttttatttacaaaataattcacaaaaaattacaattaatacacatattattattatgttattaaaattattattactacatttcttcataagaaaattattattaatacactagtttatgacaaaattattattagtacaCTATTTCACAAAAAAATCACTTAAACCACCACAAAACATTTTGTTACGCAATAAAtggttcaaaaataaattacataaaacacTCAAATGACTCTCCCCGTGAAGCAAGATTGAAACCCAATCTAAGCTTGACCTTTTCAAATAAAAACCCTAGTTGCGCCAACGGTTTAgtgtgatttattgaaattgtgaAGGTGTGGCCTTCTCAGCTTTCGATGATTGTTTATGTTCCGAGTGTTCACACGATCACCAACAAGCAACGCACACATTTTTACCGTATGTTCTCTCACTGAACTTGATCAACGATTAAGGTTTAATAATATGTACTCGTGAAGCCGATGAGGAAACAAGGAGCCATTGCTTTCGAACTGTGAGAACGCTTACGGAACACTGCACTTTTGTGCACTTTTTTTTGCTCGTTCGAATTTGCGATCATGTTTGCGTCCatttgtttttcttcttttggTCATTCTTTTGTTTTTCATTGCTGCGGTTCGCACGATCTCTCTTTTCATTCCTTTTATGTGCTTTTTCGACTAGTTTCTCTTTGTTTTCTTGTATGCTCACTGCGAGCAAGTTGACAGTTGGATGCGGCGTAGATCTAATTGATTCGTCTGTCAACTTATGAGACCACggtgttctttttattttatttttatttgaacggTTGTCCAACCGTTCACTagtttttttaatacaaaaatataaaaaaacgcaaaaaataTAGATTGTGACTAAAAACAATAACCTCATTTGCAAGTAGTTCCTTATGGAAACTTTCAAGAACCCTGAACGTTTTTATCACAATGAAAATAAAGTGTGACTGCGAACGATGAATTATTTACGAAGTGCCTATTTTGCAAACATTTGGTTTCATTTCTCCGAGGAAATATTGTGttaataatttcatacaaaTATTGAACTTACAGGTGGTTTTAAGTATTGATAAGCCAAGGTCAGAATAAATTAGCTGAATAAATAGTAGTTGAATTTGACAGAAGTACATTTACATGAACATCTTTGGTTTTAATAGTAAATCTTTTTTAGTTAAACATTGACTTTTATAAATTgggaattaaattaataatctcTCCCTATctcatttaaaatattacacgtaaaaccttaaattttcaaatatggtGTTTTGTCGACACATAATATTGTACATTAATGAATAATATGTAATTCAATACTGCTCAATTTAGGTTAGGAATTGACAAAGAGAAGAATTGTAAACCTGTTTCACAATTTTCCCGCGCGTCTTTTGCGCAATTATGTTTTTTTCTTGCATGACGTGCCTTTCATCACACAAAATTGCACCGGTGTTTATCGCGTTATTTTACATCGAAATTATCATAATAACACATTGCAATATTGGAACGAACGTCGATCTGTTGTTAAATGGTACattaaactttaattattaCAGATAATGGATGTTTATGTGAAATATATTGGTTACCTGATAAAtcaattatttcttcttttcttctgcTCTTGCATTTATCCTGTATACAAGCAATTTCTTCTGCCTGAAGAAGTGCACTACAGAAATGAATTGAACTGCTTATTATataacttattttaaatttctcaaagatAAACATCTTTGTACTTATGAATAAGTTTATGAATaagatttttatgaaaaatccGCAATCTCTtggattaaattttattataacttcCGTTATTACGGGGGAAGGTGCAAACACAACACGTTTTGGCGGTAACACCGAGACATAAGTCCTTTATTTGTTCGCTAGGAGCGCTACAGTAATTACCAACCTTTACATATTAAACGCAAACACTCGGAATAAGAAAACGCTGAGATGCTTTAGTATTTTTTGTTAGTTGCAATAGTACTGTCGCCATTATTCGACATTTACGAAAACCAAGTGattattttcaaatcctcatttATACCGCTAAcaattttctgtatttccatgccgtaaataaaattaattctcaaatctcataAACATGAATTTACAAGTGAAAATCAAACACTGTGATTCACTACCCACCTAAGtacaaatttacatttatgtCATATATATGTCAAGTACATttatgtcatattttgttgattatatttctaaaatttttcaagTAAGATGGAaatgtgtattttatttaattacaacaaTCAACAGTAATTGAAGTCAGTGTATTTACAGtgcattttatttaattgcaaTAATCTAATTAAGGCAGAGTATTTACacggaaatgaaaaaatttaatgaGAAAACAAGCTTAATGCGACGCAATCCGCACGACACACTCGACTAACGGTGCAACCTCGGTTAACACTGTGAACGAATCCAAAGGATTAGGCCATAAATGAAAGTAACTACATTCCGAGAATTTTTATACCTTGCTCCGTCATTCTGTTTCTCCTTCTTCCATTCCCACTGCTTCTCTGTCTTTCAACGATCTGGCAAACTCAACGGAGAATACGTTACCTGCATCGAAACTTTAAATTATGTAGCTAGAAAATCTTGTGGAAAAGACACCTGGAAAATGTTACCAGAATAACTGTAAGTTATTAGATTGGCAAGTTCGACATTTAGCGTTGATATTTTTATGGGTGTTAggagattttgaaatattacttgACCTTCAGAGGTCTCTAACAATACTaacatttctttatattctttaATAGTCCTTCATGTAATATTTTAGGTGTTATgcgtatattaatatttttaaaatttatttagatgaaatttgttttcttgaaacttttgtttttctatatttgtacatttgataaattgataatttaataatttaacaatttttaaataatatttaaaataatattaaatttttatattaatatcaaatatttaaataatatttttaaaataaaagtaaatctgataaaatgacaatttaacaatttgtgaatttgaaagtctgtaaatctcaattttcaaaaatagaaaattgggaaatttaagaacttaaaaattaatttaataaattatattttaaaataaaaatgtgagaacaattaaaatttttaacttcaacgATATTCACGGTTACTAAACATACAACAAAGTAACAGAACATAAATTTTCATTCTTTGAATCGTGTCATTGGACATGACCCGATAAATAAATTACTCAAGCGCGAAGATCAGTGATCGTTCAAGAAGAGAAAATGAATACATAAAACTGGAACGTTAAACAAAAAAGTATGAATCACCTTGGAAGGGGATAAACTGAAGCTGTCAGAAAAGAGATATTAAATCACTATTTATTATCATTTGTTTTCTTCTGAACGATTCaatgaacttgaaaacttatcgAAGAGGAAAAAATCGTGCAACGgatgtaaaaaaaataaataatatatagagAATTtacttgtataaatttaaatagcaacagtaatatttaaaaacaattcaaatatttaaaatagattTTTTAAACAGAGTAGGACAATATTTTGTGTATTCACAAATGTggttaaaatatttcaacaaaatggCAGACGAAAAGTTGAAACCCTTTTCAAGAGTGCATCCTTGTTTCAAAAGTTGAGAATCCCTGCTCAGATATTTAATCACTTTTGTTCACATGGAAAGTTTCGCGCcatatatttgaataaataaataagaataacttttttaatttatagataTGGGAGCTGGTAGACAGCAAGATGGGTTACCTAACCAGAAGTGGCCTGTACAAGGGTCTTGCCCTAGTCGCTTTTGCTCAGCAAGGCAAACATCCGAGCGACAAACTTTTGGAGAACTCTGAATCTCAAGGTTGGCATGTTTTTAATCGTTTTCAGCGACAGTTTGttcaattgtataaatattctcGATTGCACAGAGTGCGTGACGTAATCAAAGCTGGattatatagggtgttccaAAAAATGTATTCAAATCTTTCTGAACAGACATAAATAACTTGAGAACAGACTAATTTAGTCAATATCGCATTATCTTCTGTTAATTTGTTCTATGAGAATTGTAAGTATGTCTATAAATATCTAAGCAATGttaaatatgtgttaaataaatggtaaataatttttaatataaatagtatGTATAGATACAGTATATATATAAAGATAAAGTATATAGatctatattaatatatagATAAAgtatatggttaaatatatatatatataacaacCAGTTAAAGTGTGAGTACATTTTttttggaacaccctgtatttgtcaaaagtataaattaatttagtacCATTTATATCAgctttaatataaaagtataattataaatgtatatttagaaattaaatattaatcaacTTGTTAATGTCtagtttatataaataaaaaaaatgttaatacttttaaatgaattcaatatatatattcatCAGTAAATGCTTCCAATTTAAACCTATCTAGAAAATAATACAATGCGTACATAATTTATGTACTTAGATTATAGTAGAAAGTAAGGATATTTGCAACAGGTACTTAATAGATAATGGAGCTTACATGTTCAACAGTTTATCTATTGAAATGTTATCATACTGAAATTACCAACGTTTAAACGTGTCGCAGCTAACATTTGTGCTAAAAGACCCGGTTTCTAGCGGTGTCACTGACCAACACAATCGGTTCTTGTTTTTCTTATCGTTAAAAGGTTAGACTTTTATCACGGTTGAAGGAGGTCCACGGGAAATGCACCGTTCTTCCGGTAATCTTTCTCACCGTCACTCTAGAATGTAGCGTGTACACTATTGCTAAAAAGTTCTTGAAAAACTGTTGCTCTTCTTTCTTTTGTTGAAACAAGGTTTTCAATATGTatactacaattttatttataattttgtaattttgttaagTCGTTATGTATGCAATTGTGACAGAAAACAGTTTGACATTCGATATgtcaaatttggcgccaaatttTCGTAATAGGTTATGTCACTTTGAAATGTGCGACTTCAATATTTACCTCATGTCATTTATAGTTTGCTGTAAATTTAGGATATTTggaacatattttaaatttgagaatatttgaaaattctgttACTTACAATATAAACTTTATTAAAGCAgttgtaattcaataattttactaatttgtgTCATTCATAATTGTATCTATTATACACAATTTTCCGAAAGAACGCTTCAACGCTATGCAATTATAAAGAAGCTTTGTTTGAAACATTCGTGAATCACATTTACGTGAATTAATGCAAAATGGATTCTCACGAAAAGAAACAGTAAGAATGAGTTACAACTCTGTTATTATCACAAGCAAAATACCGTAGGTTAGGAAAGTTTTTTCCAGAATCGAGGTTGCAGGCACAATCATGATTATCTTTCACTTCCAAGGAACAACAATAACAAAAGCAATTGTTCGTGATTGCGGATTAACTGCACGCGATATAGTTGTACTATTTTATGGATAATTTTGTTCTAGTTAACATTTGTATTTTAACCGAAGCGAGCGGGAAAATACAAACATGAAGTTGATGGACATATTCTTGCAATAAATTTGAAgtagttcaaatttaaaatatactgcCGATTTGTTATGAATTCTTGTTGAAAACAACTtctaaaatgaacaaaaaataaaaactgagaTAAATATAGGATGATAGTACAATTGATACAAATATAAACAAGGAAAAACTATAATTAAAGTGAAGATTAGTATGCTCATGATAAAAGTATTATGAGATTACGTatacaaatattattgaaaatagaaatattttattaagtttaatGCAATTTTGATGGCATAAAACTGTTGCAAAGTaatacttatttaaaataaatttaaagcttgatATTTATGAAAATGATCATACGTGTTTAATAATTAACACTGTTAATATATAAagtattgttaaattattaactatctaaattaatacaaatattatgtaGTAATTTTCAGCatattttaatcttcaaatttctaatttttttctttgcttTACAGAATTACCAGTTCCTGTACTGGGTGATCTATCTGAAGTTACACTTTTGGCTCAAAGGCTCCACAAAAGTAGCAATCCTGCTAAACTGAATCTCACTTATTCAGATATATGTAATTTGGACACAATAGAAGTTAATTTGGTGCCTGAGAAGAAAGGAATTTTTCTAAAACACGTGGAATACCAAGTAACAAGCAAGGTAACACTTCTAAATTAGATctgaaacaaaatatatatctGCGACTCTCAGCTTTTTGAATTGTATTCTGGTATAAGATTtgagtaaaatataataatcaatTTGTTGATTCTAAATGTCCAAAAAACAATTAGGAGTAAGTTTGTTTCTTACTTAAAATATGTGCAAGAATTATACTTGGAATCTCATGTTAAAAAAAGATTTTATTTTCAGAGATTTAATTCCATCGTTTATAGACGTTACAATGATTTCGTATCGTTACACGAACTTCTTCTGGCAAGATTTCCATACAGGTTGATACCGAAGTTACCACCGAAGAAAATTGTTGGAGGTAAATTATTCATGAACCTTCTAACTTTAATCAATAACTATGTTTAGCGTAGTATGAATAAATTGTGGCGTTTTAATTGCAGCGGATTCTCAATTTCTGGAAGAAAGGAGAAGATCCCTTTTAAGATTTCTCACCGTAATCGCTCGCCATCCTGTAGTGAGCAAAGACCATATCGTACAGTTCTTCTTCACGTACACCGGCGAAGAAACCCAACACAAAATTCGCGAGGTATTCAGGCGAATACCGGACGAATTTGCGACCTCGGAGTTATCCTCGAAAGCGAAGGAATTAGTGCCGCCGGAAACCCTAACCGAATTCGCGAACAGCCGGGACCAAATCAGAGTGATACTTCTTGGGATCTCTCGGCTGAAAAACATTGCTGATTGCCTAGCAATTAGATCGCACAGCTACGCAGTAGACATGGCGGAATTAGGCACGCAGTTAAGCAATTTAGCCTCGGAACCACATGGTACCACCACTTGGGCCAGTGGTGGTTCTACCGTTTGGCAAGAAATGAAGAAGGGTTTCCACATTATTTCAAAGTAAGTATCGTGATTACATTACTTAATCAAAGAATCGCACATATTGAACTATTATTTCAGTTATGCAATTTTGTGTCCTTAAAGAATTAATTTCCAGTACAATTTGTAAAAAGTAAAAgtagttcaaaatttataattttattaatgcaTAGGAACTGTAATATCTGTAATCTTGAAAGCataagttatttataatttcagagaATTTAATCTACTTTCCACGAGAGCTCTTCAGCAAGCAGTGAGAGAAGAAACTATGGTATGTGAAAGGCTGAATCTTCTTCTGGATGTCTTAGTA
This region includes:
- the LOC100880146 gene encoding sorting nexin-8 isoform X2, which translates into the protein MASTDLSFGCIPAFYREVYEKICSPTSGNVEREVFKSLLVKSQLSSSVLSQIWELVDSKMGYLTRSGLYKGLALVAFAQQGKHPSDKLLENSESQELPVPVLGDLSEVTLLAQRLHKSSNPAKLNLTYSDICNLDTIEVNLVPEKKGIFLKHVEYQVTSKRFNSIVYRRYNDFVSLHELLLARFPYRLIPKLPPKKIVGADSQFLEERRRSLLRFLTVIARHPVVSKDHIVQFFFTYTGEETQHKIREVFRRIPDEFATSELSSKAKELVPPETLTEFANSRDQIRVILLGISRLKNIADCLAIRSHSYAVDMAELGTQLSNLASEPHGTTTWASGGSTVWQEMKKGFHIISKEFNLLSTRALQQAVREETMVCERLNLLLDVLVAHRILCERHERGVSADHQRALSTMLSLKKRQMQGVIRGTDSDTVEYLENKMVAQESVIANVELRNCFSLHCLHMETQLVHAHLEILATVLQSLVNVQIRGHSELAEVWKLIEPTIMKCLPEKSTSGSNGIS
- the LOC100880146 gene encoding sorting nexin-8 isoform X1: MYFYFAFRRRNQPGCIPAFYREVYEKICSPTSGNVEREVFKSLLVKSQLSSSVLSQIWELVDSKMGYLTRSGLYKGLALVAFAQQGKHPSDKLLENSESQELPVPVLGDLSEVTLLAQRLHKSSNPAKLNLTYSDICNLDTIEVNLVPEKKGIFLKHVEYQVTSKRFNSIVYRRYNDFVSLHELLLARFPYRLIPKLPPKKIVGADSQFLEERRRSLLRFLTVIARHPVVSKDHIVQFFFTYTGEETQHKIREVFRRIPDEFATSELSSKAKELVPPETLTEFANSRDQIRVILLGISRLKNIADCLAIRSHSYAVDMAELGTQLSNLASEPHGTTTWASGGSTVWQEMKKGFHIISKEFNLLSTRALQQAVREETMVCERLNLLLDVLVAHRILCERHERGVSADHQRALSTMLSLKKRQMQGVIRGTDSDTVEYLENKMVAQESVIANVELRNCFSLHCLHMETQLVHAHLEILATVLQSLVNVQIRGHSELAEVWKLIEPTIMKCLPEKSTSGSNGIS
- the LOC100880146 gene encoding sorting nexin-8 isoform X3, producing the protein MGYLTRSGLYKGLALVAFAQQGKHPSDKLLENSESQELPVPVLGDLSEVTLLAQRLHKSSNPAKLNLTYSDICNLDTIEVNLVPEKKGIFLKHVEYQVTSKRFNSIVYRRYNDFVSLHELLLARFPYRLIPKLPPKKIVGADSQFLEERRRSLLRFLTVIARHPVVSKDHIVQFFFTYTGEETQHKIREVFRRIPDEFATSELSSKAKELVPPETLTEFANSRDQIRVILLGISRLKNIADCLAIRSHSYAVDMAELGTQLSNLASEPHGTTTWASGGSTVWQEMKKGFHIISKEFNLLSTRALQQAVREETMVCERLNLLLDVLVAHRILCERHERGVSADHQRALSTMLSLKKRQMQGVIRGTDSDTVEYLENKMVAQESVIANVELRNCFSLHCLHMETQLVHAHLEILATVLQSLVNVQIRGHSELAEVWKLIEPTIMKCLPEKSTSGSNGIS